The following are from one region of the Salvia hispanica cultivar TCC Black 2014 chromosome 1, UniMelb_Shisp_WGS_1.0, whole genome shotgun sequence genome:
- the LOC125209085 gene encoding putative disease resistance protein RGA1: MEAVATAGVEVVVQNLINFLKEEYSLLRGLDKDAEQLQETLKMIQAYLSDAEKKSTTEAVKMWLRKLEAVAFDADNVLDELNYHFLYKKARKMDAPNPKPKNKVLSCLSSCSGSRISRRFKMAHTIKQINANFESVNKKATQLGLQNMLVNAPPVAVDTSDETDSLSLDPIFIGRDDDVPKLVDMLTQTHQEERMFSIVALVGMGGMGKTTLTKKVFNHERVKARFGSLIWVHVSQTFDPIILFKKILSTLPSQGGDECQSKEAILRKLKDALKEKTYLLVLDDVWNEDVPKWEDFMNSMSGVTSTMGNGIIITTRSQNVASIVRPLEYTLSGLSDDDCWSIIKAKAFDGNEEVPPQFEIIGKKIAEACRGLPLAANVVGGVLRRCKSEEEWRLISVNCLSDAEGAERIKKILKLSFDYLPSPSLKKCFAYCSVFPKGHEIMEAASH; the protein is encoded by the coding sequence ATGGAAGCCGTTGCTACAGCAGGCGTCGAAGTTGTTGTCCAAAACCTGATCAACTTTCTCAAGGAAGAGTACTCTCTGCTTCGAGGTCTCGATAAAGATGCTGAACAGCTGCAGGAGACTTTGAAGATGATTCAAGCCTACTTGAGTGATGCTGAGAAGAAATCCACCACCGAAGCTGTCAAGATGTGGTTGAGGAAACTTGAAGCTGTGGCTTTCGATGCTGATAATGTCTTGGATGAACTcaactatcattttctctaCAAAAAAGCGAGGAAAATGGACGCACCCAATCCCAAGCCGAAGAATAAGGTACTATCATGCTTGTCATCCTGTAGTGGTAGTCGCATTTCACGTCGCTTTAAAATGGCTCATACCATCAAACAAATCAATGCGAATTTTGAGTCTGTCAACAAAAAGGCAACACAACTTGGCCTTCAAAACATGCTTGTGAATGCACCTCCTGTGGCTGTTGATACTTCTGATGAGACTGATTCGTTGAGTCTTGATCCAATCTTTATTGGAAGAGATGATGATGTGCCTAAACTAGTTGACATGCTCACCCAAACCCACCAAGAGGAACGGATGTTTTCCATCGTTGCTCTTGTGGGAATGGGGGGTATGGGGAAAACTACGTTGACTAAAAAAGTCTTCAATCATGAAAGGGTGAAGGCTCGATTCGGATCACTTATTTGGGTTCATGTTTCTCAAACCTTTGATCCAATCattcttttcaaaaaaatccTTTCAACATTGCCTTCACAAGGTGGTGATGAATGTCAGAGTAAGGAAGCTATCCTGAGAAAGCTTAAAGATGCTCTCAAGGAGAAAACATatcttcttgttcttgatgATGTATGGAATGAAGATGTTCCAAAGTGGGAAGACTTTATGAATTCCATGTCAGGAGTTACTTCCACCATGGGAAATGGCATTATCATCACTACCAGAAGTCAAAATGTTGCTTCAATTGTGAGACCACTTGAATACACTTTAAGTGGCTTATCAGATGATGATTGCTGGTCCATAATCAAAGCAAAAGCTTTTGATGGAAATGAAGAAGTTCCACCACAATTTGAGATTATTGGAAAAAAGATTGCAGAAGCATGTCGAGGTTTGCCCTTAGCTGCCAATGTAGTTGGCGGTGTGCTTCGACGGTGTAAGTCCGAAGAAGAGTGGCGCTTAATCAGTGTAAATTGTCTTTCAGATGCTGAAGGTGctgaaagaataaaaaaaatactgaaattGAGCTTTGATTATTTGCCTTCACCATCTCTCAAGAAGTGCTTTGCGTATTGTTCAGTTTTCCCTAAAGGTCACGAAATTATGGAAGCAGCAAGTCATTGA
- the LOC125200657 gene encoding 60S ribosomal protein L2, mitochondrial-like: MALFRARAVSSSLLRSCLRAPSRSLSTGAGETVESKEVPSLKSMMNQMLTLDISSQYGSCMPLSNMRIGMNIHNIELRPGQGGKLVRAAGTSAKILTEPNRSARYCEIRLPSGEKRLIDKRCRATIGVVSNPEHGAKKLRKAGQSRWLGIRPTVRGVAMNPVDHPHGGGEGKSKSSGKHGQVSRTPWGKPTKSGYKTARTKKRKI; the protein is encoded by the exons ATGGCGCTGTTTCGAGCTCGCGCTGTCTCCTCCTCTCTCCTTCGCTCATGTCTACGCGCTCCTTCTCGTTCTCTCTCTACTG GTGCTGGCGAGACGGTGGAATCGAAGGAAGTGCCGTCGTTGAAGTCGATGATGAACCAAATGTTGACGCTCGACATCAGCTCTCAATATGGGAGCTGTATGCCTCTGTCAAATATGCGAATCGGGATGAACATTCACAACATTGAGCTCCGCCCGGGGCAAGGTGGGAAGCTTGTGCGCGCTGCAGGCACATCTGCGAAGATACTCACGGAACCGAATAGATCAGCCAG GTACTGTGAAATAAGACTGCCGTCTGGAGAGAAGAGACTGATAGACAAGAGATGCCGGGCAACGATAGGGGTCGTGTCGAACCCTGAGCACGGGGCAAAGAAGCTGAGAAAGGCAGGTCAGTCCCGGTGGCTGGGGATCAGGCCCACAGTGAGAGGTGTGGCGATGAACCCAGTCGACCATCCCCACGGTGGTGGTGAAGGAAAGAGCAAGAGTAGCGGAAAACACGGTCAAGTCTCGCGTACGCCGTGGGGAAAGCCTACCAAGTCTGGATACAAAACTGCCCGCACTAAGAAGAGAAAGATTTAA
- the LOC125200656 gene encoding 2-alkenal reductase (NADP(+)-dependent)-like: MGEEMRNKQIVLSNYVKGSLRESNMSLKESTISSEIPNGAVLVKNLYLSCDPYLIGRMKNIEGYFAGPFKLGYPISGYGVSKVLNSSHTDYKKGDLIWGIVGWEEYTLIKDLTGVFKINDTDVPLSYYTGLLGMAGMTAYAGFFELCAPKKGETVFISAASGAVGQLVGQFAKLTGCYVVGSAGSKEKVDLLKNKFGFDEAFNYKEEQDYNAALKRYFPDGIDIYFENVGGKLLEAVLNNMRLHGRIAVCGLISQYELEEPEGVHNLFNLISKRIRMEGFLVFDYYHLYPKFLEMVLPLIKEDKITYVEDVAEGLESAPSALVGLFSGRNVGKQVVVVARE; this comes from the exons ATGGGAGAGGAAATGAGGAATAAGCAGATTGTACTAAGCAACTACGTGAAGGGATCTCTTAGAGAATCCAACATGTCTTTGAAGGAATCCACCATCTCCTCGGAGATCCCAAACGGCGCCGTTTTGGTCAAGAATCTCTACTTGTCGTGTGACCCTTACTTGATTGGTCgcatgaaaaatattgaagGCTATTTTGCTGGCCCTTTCAAACTTGGCTAT CCTATTTCTGGATATGGAGTGTCGAAAGTGTTGAATTCTTCACACACCGATTACAAGAAGGGTGACCTGATTTGGGGGATCGTCGGTTGGGAGGAGTACACTCTCATTAAGGATCTCACCGGTGTGTTCAAAATTAATGACACCGATGTGCCTCTCTCCTACTATACTGGACTTCTCG GTATGGCGGGCATGACAGCGTATGCTGGATTTTTCGAGCTTTGCGCTCCCAAAAAGGGGGAGACTGTTTTCATCTCGGCTGCCTCCGGGGCAGTCGGGCAGCTTGTCGGTCAGTTCGCCAAGCTGACCGGATGTTATGTTGTTGGAAGTGCAGGGAGCAAAGAAAAG GTTGATCTATTAAAGAACAAATTTGGGTTTGATGAGGCATTTAATTACAAAGAAGAGCAAGACTATAATGCAGCTTTGAAGAG GTATTTTCCCGATGGCATCGATATCTACTTCGAGAACGTGGGAGGGAAGCTTCTAGAAGCAGTGTTGAACAACATGAGACTTCATGGGCGCATAGCAGTGTGTGGTTTGATCTCTCAGTATGAGCTCGAGGAGCCAGAAGGCGTGCACAACTTGTTTAACCTAATATCGAAACGGATTCGTATGGAAGGATTTCTTGTTTTCGACTACTACCATTTGTACCCCAAGTTTCTTGAGATGGTTCTACCTCTTATCAAGGAAGACAAAATCACTTATGTTGAAGACGTGGCCGAGGGCCTCGAGAGTGCACCCAGTGCTCTCGTAGGCCTTTTCTCCGGCCGCAATGTCGGGAAGCAGGTCGTTGTAGTTGCTCGTGAGTAG